From the genome of bacterium, one region includes:
- a CDS encoding PadR family transcriptional regulator, giving the protein MTEPTTDVIQGTLDMLILKTLSLEPMHGFGIARRIEQISRGVFKVNPGSLLVALQRLERAGWIDAEWRQTENSRRAKFYSLTRAGEKQLDLETADWTRRVAAITRLLKIEG; this is encoded by the coding sequence ATGACAGAGCCCACAACAGATGTAATTCAGGGAACGCTCGACATGCTGATTCTGAAGACTCTCAGTTTGGAACCGATGCATGGTTTCGGCATTGCCCGCAGGATTGAACAGATTTCGCGTGGTGTGTTCAAAGTAAACCCCGGTTCGCTTCTGGTTGCATTGCAGCGGTTGGAGCGCGCGGGATGGATAGATGCGGAGTGGCGACAGACGGAAAACTCCAGACGCGCGAAATTCTATTCACTCACTCGTGCAGGGGAAAAACAACTTGACCTGGAGACCGCGGATTGGACTCGTCGTGTAGCGGCGATCACGCGTCTTTTGAAGATA